From a region of the Thermomonas sp. HDW16 genome:
- the ffh gene encoding signal recognition particle protein, producing the protein MFESLTQRLSGTIERIRGRGRLTESNINEAVREVRIALLEADVALPVVQALVQRIKVRAVGQEVMRSLTPGQVLVRIVRDELTAVMGSQAQDLNLNVPAPAVILMAGLQGAGKTTTVAKLAKHLKEKRKKKVMVVSADVYRPAAIEQLQTLAGQVGALFFPSDASQKPEAIVKAAIEDARKSFADVLIVDTAGRTSIDDAMMTEIKALHAAVAPVETLFVVDSMTGQDAAVTAKHFGEALPLTGVVLTKTDGDARGGAALSVRYITGKPIKFIGVGEKPDGLDVFHPDRVASRILDMGDVLSLVEQVEAQVDQDKAKKLAEKVAKGKKFDLNDMRDQLEQMQNMGGLSGLMDKLPGVGQLPESVKQQVTGKEVPRMIAIINSMTKKERRNPDLLNGSRRARVARGSGLTPADVNKVLKQYQQMEKMMGKLGRGGMKGMMRGLSGMMGGRGGMPPMR; encoded by the coding sequence ATGTTCGAATCACTGACCCAACGCCTGTCCGGCACCATCGAACGCATTCGCGGTCGCGGCCGGCTGACCGAATCCAACATCAACGAGGCCGTGCGCGAAGTGCGCATCGCCCTGCTGGAAGCGGACGTGGCGTTGCCGGTGGTGCAGGCACTGGTGCAGCGGATCAAGGTGCGCGCGGTCGGCCAGGAAGTGATGCGCTCGTTGACCCCGGGCCAGGTGCTGGTGCGCATCGTGCGCGATGAGCTCACCGCAGTGATGGGTTCGCAGGCGCAGGACTTGAACCTCAACGTGCCGGCGCCGGCGGTGATCCTGATGGCCGGCCTGCAGGGCGCGGGCAAGACCACCACCGTGGCCAAGCTTGCCAAGCACCTGAAGGAAAAGCGCAAGAAGAAGGTGATGGTGGTCAGCGCCGACGTCTACCGTCCGGCCGCGATCGAGCAATTGCAGACGCTGGCCGGGCAGGTCGGCGCGCTGTTCTTCCCGTCGGATGCCTCGCAGAAGCCGGAAGCGATCGTCAAGGCCGCCATCGAAGATGCACGCAAGTCGTTCGCCGACGTGCTGATCGTCGATACCGCCGGCCGCACCAGCATCGACGACGCGATGATGACGGAGATCAAGGCGCTGCACGCCGCCGTCGCGCCGGTCGAAACCCTGTTCGTGGTCGACTCGATGACCGGCCAGGACGCCGCAGTGACGGCGAAGCATTTCGGCGAGGCATTGCCGCTCACCGGCGTGGTGCTGACCAAGACCGATGGCGATGCACGCGGCGGTGCTGCACTGAGCGTGCGCTACATCACCGGCAAGCCGATCAAGTTCATCGGCGTCGGCGAGAAGCCCGATGGACTCGACGTGTTCCACCCGGACCGCGTGGCCAGCCGCATCCTCGACATGGGCGACGTGCTGTCGCTGGTCGAGCAGGTCGAGGCGCAGGTCGACCAGGACAAGGCCAAGAAGCTGGCGGAGAAGGTCGCCAAGGGCAAGAAGTTCGACCTCAACGACATGCGCGACCAGCTCGAGCAGATGCAGAACATGGGCGGCCTGAGCGGCCTGATGGACAAGCTGCCCGGTGTCGGTCAGTTGCCGGAATCGGTCAAGCAGCAGGTCACCGGCAAGGAAGTGCCGCGGATGATCGCGATCATCAATTCGATGACCAAGAAAGAGCGCCGCAACCCCGACCTGCTCAACGGTTCGCGCCGTGCCCGCGTGGCACGCGGCTCCGGCCTGACCCCGGCCGACGTCAACAAGGTGCTGAAGCAGTACCAGCAGATGGAAAAGATGATGGGCAAGCTGGGCCGCGGCGGCATGAAGGGCATGATGCGCGGCCTCAGCGGGATGATGGGCGGGCGCGGCGGCATGCCGCCGATGCGTTGA
- the rpsP gene encoding 30S ribosomal protein S16: MVKIRLTRGGAKKRPFYHIIVTDSRSARDGRNIERVGFYNPVAQGAEKRIELNLERVKHWVDNGAQLTDKVADLYKQAAKAA, translated from the coding sequence ATGGTCAAGATTCGCCTTACCCGTGGCGGCGCCAAGAAGCGTCCCTTCTACCACATCATCGTCACCGACAGCCGCAGCGCGCGCGACGGCCGCAACATCGAGCGCGTGGGTTTCTACAACCCGGTCGCGCAGGGTGCCGAGAAGCGCATCGAGCTGAACCTCGAGCGCGTCAAGCACTGGGTCGACAACGGCGCGCAGCTGACCGACAAGGTCGCCGACCTGTACAAGCAGGCCGCCAAGGCCGCCTGA
- the rimM gene encoding ribosome maturation factor RimM (Essential for efficient processing of 16S rRNA), whose amino-acid sequence MNAPDSRQRMLTVGRLHGAFGVRGEVKLESFTDPLRAIAKYQPWTLRDARGNERACEDVRVREGGKGLIATMPGIEDKDAADALRGVDVLVPRSALPPPAAGEYYWVDLEGLRVVNVEGADFGTVSHLFSTGANDVLVAQGERERMIPFVQPDYIRSVDFDTGIVTVDWDADF is encoded by the coding sequence ATGAACGCACCGGACAGCCGCCAGCGGATGCTCACCGTGGGCCGGTTGCACGGTGCGTTTGGCGTGCGCGGCGAAGTGAAACTGGAAAGCTTCACCGATCCGCTGCGCGCGATCGCCAAATACCAGCCGTGGACGCTGCGCGATGCGCGCGGCAACGAGCGCGCCTGCGAGGATGTGCGCGTCCGTGAGGGCGGCAAGGGCCTGATCGCCACGATGCCCGGCATCGAGGACAAGGACGCCGCCGATGCGTTGCGTGGCGTTGATGTGCTGGTGCCGCGTTCCGCATTGCCGCCACCGGCCGCCGGCGAGTACTACTGGGTCGATCTCGAAGGCCTGCGCGTGGTGAATGTTGAAGGCGCGGATTTCGGCACCGTCTCCCACCTGTTTTCGACCGGCGCCAACGACGTGCTGGTGGCGCAGGGCGAGCGCGAGCGGATGATTCCGTTCGTGCAGCCGGACTACATTCGCAGTGTCGATTTTGATACCGGCATCGTCACCGTCGACTGGGACGCGGATTTCTGA
- the trmD gene encoding tRNA (guanosine(37)-N1)-methyltransferase TrmD encodes MRFDIVSLFPEFVAQLAAHGVVGRAGERGLLSIHGWNPRDHAEGNYRRVDDRPFGGGPGMVMLIDPLRATLHAVCEADPAPAKVIYLSPQGQRLTQAKVRELAAAPRLILLCGRYEGVDERLLQAEVDEEISIGDYVLSGGELAAAVLIDAVARLQDGALNDAESAVQDSFEGDGLLDCPHYTRPVEHEFGSVPEVLLSGNHAAIARWRRQQSLGRTWLRRPDLLDEAALSKADRGLLEEFRTQYAVALQDAGEDA; translated from the coding sequence ATGCGCTTCGACATCGTCAGCCTGTTCCCCGAATTCGTCGCCCAGCTGGCCGCGCACGGCGTGGTCGGGCGCGCCGGCGAGCGCGGATTGCTGTCGATCCACGGCTGGAACCCACGCGACCATGCCGAGGGCAATTACCGCCGGGTCGATGATCGTCCGTTCGGCGGCGGCCCGGGCATGGTGATGCTGATCGATCCGTTGCGCGCCACGCTGCACGCCGTGTGCGAGGCCGATCCGGCGCCGGCCAAGGTCATTTACCTGAGTCCGCAGGGGCAACGCCTGACCCAGGCCAAAGTCCGCGAACTGGCGGCTGCGCCGCGCCTGATCCTGCTCTGCGGCCGCTACGAGGGCGTCGACGAGCGCCTGTTGCAGGCCGAGGTGGACGAGGAAATCTCGATCGGCGACTACGTGCTGTCCGGCGGCGAGCTGGCCGCTGCGGTGCTGATCGATGCCGTGGCCCGGCTGCAGGACGGCGCGCTGAACGATGCCGAATCCGCCGTGCAGGACAGTTTCGAGGGCGATGGCCTGCTGGATTGCCCGCATTACACCCGCCCGGTCGAGCATGAATTCGGCTCGGTGCCGGAGGTGTTGTTGTCCGGCAACCACGCGGCCATCGCGCGTTGGCGCCGGCAGCAGTCGCTGGGCCGCACCTGGCTGCGCCGGCCCGACCTGCTGGACGAGGCCGCTCTGTCCAAGGCGGACCGAGGCTTGCTGGAGGAGTTCCGGACCCAGTATGCGGTCGCCCTGCAGGACGCCGGCGAAGATGCCTAA
- the rplS gene encoding 50S ribosomal protein L19 gives MNKPSIHTLLQDFETAQIARKLPDFGPGDTVIVNVKVKEGNRERVQAYEGVVIGKKNAGLNSAFTVRKISHGFGVERVFQTHSAAIDSVTVKRRGDVRASKLYYLRGLEGKKARIKEDLAGNAKAKAAALAAAAAEAAAAE, from the coding sequence ATGAACAAGCCCTCGATCCACACCCTCCTGCAGGACTTCGAAACCGCGCAGATCGCGCGCAAGCTTCCCGACTTCGGCCCCGGCGATACCGTCATCGTCAACGTCAAGGTCAAGGAAGGCAACCGCGAGCGCGTGCAGGCCTACGAAGGCGTGGTCATCGGCAAGAAGAACGCCGGCCTGAACTCCGCGTTCACCGTGCGCAAGATCTCCCACGGCTTCGGCGTGGAGCGCGTGTTCCAGACCCACAGCGCCGCCATCGATTCGGTGACGGTGAAGCGTCGCGGCGACGTGCGCGCCAGCAAGCTGTATTACCTGCGTGGCCTGGAAGGCAAGAAGGCGCGCATCAAGGAAGATCTGGCCGGCAACGCCAAGGCCAAGGCTGCAGCGCTGGCCGCAGCGGCTGCCGAAGCCGCCGCCGCCGAGTAA
- a CDS encoding S4 domain-containing protein, translated as MMQIETVASVRLDLWLWAARFYKTRALAKHAIETGKVDVGGQRAKPSRSVRIGDVLVVVRLDERFEIEVTALSDVRGPASIAQTLYRESDASKAAREQARALRNAERAGFKPPETKPDKRARRLIRALGDIDAL; from the coding sequence ATGATGCAGATCGAAACCGTTGCCAGCGTTCGCCTCGACTTGTGGCTGTGGGCGGCACGCTTCTACAAGACACGCGCGCTGGCCAAGCACGCCATCGAGACAGGCAAGGTCGATGTGGGCGGACAACGCGCCAAGCCCTCACGCAGCGTGCGCATCGGCGATGTGCTGGTCGTTGTGCGGCTCGATGAGCGTTTCGAAATCGAAGTCACCGCGCTTAGCGACGTGCGTGGCCCGGCTAGCATCGCGCAGACCCTTTACCGTGAATCCGACGCATCGAAAGCCGCGCGCGAGCAGGCGCGGGCATTGCGCAACGCCGAGCGCGCTGGCTTCAAGCCTCCTGAAACCAAGCCCGACAAGCGGGCGCGCCGGTTGATCCGCGCGCTGGGCGATATCGACGCGCTCTGA
- a CDS encoding peptidoglycan-binding protein, which produces MRTMRRGSHGFDVEFMQRLLVRADTREHADYPFYGSDGRFDGETDRAVRAFQRRHPGLVVDGVVGPQTWSALGLRTQREHNITRRGQPDGNSCWATAAGMIEARNMATPGSVALTETGRLRDEIGNIETFARTLGWRMPNHSPPVPELVSMLARTPLWIGVTNEVGGHAVVLSGVYSDGDPSGHGTMVRVHDPWPPGHGSVYGSFVSPLILHDGNARIPVSLIYLLIPS; this is translated from the coding sequence ATGCGCACGATGCGTCGCGGCAGCCACGGTTTCGATGTCGAATTCATGCAGCGCCTGCTGGTGCGCGCGGATACGCGGGAGCATGCGGATTACCCGTTTTACGGCAGCGACGGCCGTTTCGACGGCGAAACTGATCGCGCGGTGCGCGCTTTCCAGCGCCGGCACCCAGGATTGGTGGTCGATGGCGTGGTCGGGCCACAGACCTGGTCTGCGCTCGGCCTGCGCACCCAGCGCGAACACAACATCACGCGGCGTGGCCAGCCCGACGGCAATAGCTGCTGGGCGACTGCGGCGGGCATGATCGAGGCACGCAACATGGCGACGCCGGGCAGCGTGGCCTTGACCGAAACCGGGCGTTTGCGCGACGAAATCGGGAATATCGAAACGTTTGCACGCACGCTAGGCTGGCGCATGCCGAATCATTCGCCTCCGGTGCCGGAGCTGGTGTCGATGCTTGCGCGAACACCGCTGTGGATTGGCGTGACCAATGAAGTAGGTGGGCATGCGGTCGTGCTGAGCGGCGTGTACAGCGATGGCGATCCGTCGGGGCACGGGACGATGGTGCGCGTGCATGATCCCTGGCCGCCCGGACACGGTTCCGTTTACGGGAGTTTCGTCAGCCCGTTGATCCTGCACGATGGGAATGCACGTATTCCGGTGTCGCTGATCTATCTGCTGATCCCGTCCTGA
- the katG gene encoding catalase/peroxidase HPI, with amino-acid sequence MSTESKCPFHSKTAGTTNRDWWPNQLRLDLLNQHSPKSDPLDGDFDYAKAFAKLDYHGLKKDLRELMTDSQDWWPADFGHYGPFFIRMAWHSAGTYRIGDGRGGGGRGQQRFAPLNSWPDNVSLDKARRLLWPIKQKYGQQVSWADLMILAGNVALETMGFRTFGFAGGREDTWEPDLDVYWGRETKWLGGDVRYAHGDAGVTKQHGEGVVIADDKTDSGHSRDLENPLAAVQMGLIYVNPEGPDGNPDPLLAAVDIRETFARMAMDDEETVALIAGGHTFGKTHGAASADNVGSEPEAGDLEQQGFGWHNKYGSGKGGDTISSGIEITWTQTPALWSNKFFENLFGFEWELEKSPAGAHQWVAKDAPEDVPFAHDAAKKQRPKMLTTDLSLRFDPIYGAISKRFLENPQAFAEAFARAWFKLTHRDMGPRARYLGPEVPKEELIWQDPIPEVDHPLVDAGDIAALKAKILASGLTVSELVSTAWASASTFRGGDKRGGANGARVRLAPQKDWAVNRPEQLGKVLKALERIQMEFNLDAGGGKKVSLADLIVLGGAAAIEKAAKDGGTEINVAFSPGRSDASQKQTDVDSFKPLEPFADGFRNYLKGRSAVPAEHLLVDRAQLLTLTAPEMTVLVGGLRVLGANADGSSTGVFTDRPGVLSNDFFVNLLDMGTEWKPASDARDTFEGRDRKTGAAKWTGSRVDLVFGSNSVLRALAEVYASSDGKQKFAQDFAAAWAKVMELDRFDLR; translated from the coding sequence ATGTCGACCGAATCGAAGTGCCCCTTCCACAGCAAGACCGCGGGCACCACCAACCGCGACTGGTGGCCGAACCAATTGCGGCTGGACCTGCTTAACCAGCATTCGCCGAAATCCGATCCCTTGGACGGCGATTTCGATTACGCCAAGGCCTTCGCCAAGCTCGACTACCACGGCCTGAAGAAAGACCTGCGCGAGCTGATGACGGATTCGCAGGACTGGTGGCCGGCCGACTTCGGCCATTACGGTCCGTTCTTCATCCGCATGGCCTGGCACAGCGCCGGCACCTACCGCATCGGCGACGGGCGCGGCGGCGGCGGTCGTGGCCAGCAGCGCTTCGCCCCGCTCAACAGCTGGCCGGACAACGTCAGCCTGGACAAGGCGCGACGCCTGCTGTGGCCGATCAAGCAGAAATACGGCCAACAGGTGTCCTGGGCCGACCTGATGATCCTGGCCGGCAATGTGGCGCTGGAAACCATGGGCTTCCGCACCTTCGGTTTCGCCGGCGGTCGCGAGGACACCTGGGAACCCGATCTCGATGTGTACTGGGGCCGCGAGACCAAGTGGCTGGGCGGCGACGTGCGCTACGCACATGGCGATGCCGGCGTGACCAAGCAGCACGGCGAAGGCGTGGTGATCGCCGACGACAAGACCGACAGCGGCCATTCGCGCGATCTGGAAAACCCGTTGGCCGCAGTGCAGATGGGCCTGATTTACGTGAATCCCGAAGGCCCGGACGGCAACCCCGATCCACTGCTGGCGGCGGTCGATATCCGCGAGACCTTCGCCCGCATGGCGATGGACGACGAGGAAACCGTGGCCCTGATCGCCGGTGGCCATACCTTCGGCAAGACCCATGGCGCGGCCTCGGCGGACAACGTGGGCAGCGAACCGGAAGCCGGCGACCTGGAGCAGCAAGGCTTCGGCTGGCACAACAAATACGGCAGCGGCAAGGGCGGCGACACCATCAGTTCCGGCATCGAAATCACCTGGACGCAGACGCCGGCGCTGTGGAGCAACAAATTCTTCGAGAACCTGTTCGGCTTCGAATGGGAGCTGGAGAAATCCCCGGCCGGTGCGCATCAATGGGTCGCCAAGGACGCGCCTGAAGATGTTCCGTTTGCCCACGATGCGGCGAAGAAGCAACGCCCGAAGATGCTGACCACCGACCTGTCGCTGCGCTTCGATCCGATCTACGGCGCGATCTCCAAACGCTTCCTGGAGAATCCGCAGGCCTTCGCCGAAGCCTTCGCCCGCGCCTGGTTCAAGCTGACCCATCGCGACATGGGCCCACGCGCGCGCTACCTCGGCCCGGAAGTGCCGAAGGAAGAGCTGATCTGGCAGGACCCGATCCCCGAGGTCGACCATCCGCTGGTCGATGCCGGCGATATCGCCGCGTTGAAGGCGAAGATCCTCGCCAGTGGCCTCACCGTTTCCGAACTCGTTTCCACCGCGTGGGCCTCGGCATCCACCTTCCGTGGCGGCGACAAGCGCGGCGGTGCCAACGGCGCGCGCGTGCGGCTTGCCCCGCAGAAGGATTGGGCGGTGAACCGGCCGGAACAACTGGGCAAGGTGTTGAAGGCGCTGGAACGCATCCAGATGGAATTCAACCTCGACGCCGGCGGCGGCAAGAAAGTGTCGCTGGCCGATCTGATCGTGCTGGGCGGCGCGGCGGCGATCGAGAAAGCCGCGAAGGATGGCGGCACCGAGATCAACGTGGCGTTCTCGCCCGGCCGCAGCGACGCCAGCCAGAAGCAGACCGATGTCGATTCGTTCAAACCCCTGGAACCGTTCGCCGATGGCTTCCGCAACTACCTCAAGGGCCGCTCGGCGGTGCCGGCCGAACACCTGCTGGTCGATCGCGCGCAGCTACTCACCCTGACCGCGCCGGAGATGACCGTGCTGGTCGGCGGTCTGCGCGTGCTGGGTGCGAATGCGGATGGCTCCTCGACCGGCGTGTTCACCGACCGCCCCGGCGTGCTGAGCAACGATTTCTTCGTCAACCTGCTCGACATGGGGACCGAGTGGAAGCCTGCCTCCGACGCGCGCGACACCTTCGAAGGCCGCGACCGCAAGACCGGTGCTGCGAAATGGACCGGCAGCCGGGTGGACCTGGTGTTCGGTTCCAACTCGGTGCTGCGCGCATTGGCCGAGGTCTATGCCAGCAGCGATGGCAAGCAGAAGTTCGCGCAAGACTTCGCTGCGGCCTGGGCCAAGGTCATGGAGCTGGATCGCTTCGACTTGCGCTGA
- a CDS encoding DUF937 domain-containing protein, which translates to MSSLTDEIFSQLSRADVQQIGAQLGTGQAQTAGAIAAALPMILGAMGRNTSQADGADALFGALGRDHNSGGGIGDILGAVLGGQQSRQTDGLGQLGHIFGGQQQQAETGLGQATGLGSDKAQMLMKILAPIVMAYLAKRMFGGQDGNGAQQQASPQVLGDILGQERQVQQQQGGLGGGLLGAVLDQDGDGQLGIGDLIKVGMGAMRGRT; encoded by the coding sequence ATGTCGTCCTTGACCGATGAAATTTTCTCGCAGTTGTCCCGCGCCGATGTGCAGCAGATCGGCGCGCAACTTGGTACTGGACAGGCGCAGACCGCAGGCGCGATTGCTGCTGCGTTGCCCATGATCCTGGGTGCGATGGGCCGCAACACCAGCCAGGCCGATGGCGCGGATGCGCTGTTCGGTGCGCTGGGCCGCGACCACAACAGTGGCGGTGGCATCGGCGACATCCTCGGCGCCGTACTCGGTGGCCAGCAGAGCCGGCAGACCGACGGCCTGGGTCAGTTGGGGCACATCTTCGGCGGCCAGCAGCAACAGGCCGAAACCGGCCTGGGCCAGGCCACAGGCCTTGGCAGCGACAAGGCGCAGATGCTGATGAAGATCCTCGCCCCGATCGTGATGGCCTACCTCGCCAAGCGGATGTTCGGTGGACAGGACGGCAATGGCGCGCAACAACAGGCATCGCCACAGGTACTCGGCGACATCCTCGGCCAGGAACGCCAGGTGCAGCAGCAACAGGGCGGCTTGGGTGGCGGCTTGCTCGGCGCGGTACTGGATCAGGATGGCGACGGACAGTTGGGCATCGGCGACCTGATCAAGGTTGGCATGGGCGCGATGCGCGGCCGTACCTGA
- a CDS encoding YafY family protein, with amino-acid sequence MSTRAARLLQLLDELHRRRTPVRGAFLAERMGVSLRTLYRDIETLRGQGAEIAGDPGVGYQMRPGFMLPAMMFSAEELEAVALGTRWVAAHGDPEFAEAAGRAMDRIASALPEPLRLQVETSGLFAPDWRPVPQEPWVPTLRHAIRDEHSVRMRYSDVEGRISERIVWPFAMAFLADMRLLAAWCELRGDFRHFRANRVIELEDTGKRYPQRRHTLLKRWRAEHLRHHEA; translated from the coding sequence ATGAGCACTCGCGCCGCCCGTTTGCTGCAATTGCTCGATGAATTGCACCGCCGCCGCACGCCCGTGCGCGGCGCGTTTCTGGCAGAACGCATGGGCGTGAGCCTGCGCACGCTGTATCGCGATATCGAGACATTGCGCGGGCAGGGCGCGGAGATCGCCGGCGACCCGGGCGTGGGTTACCAGATGCGTCCTGGTTTCATGCTGCCGGCGATGATGTTCTCCGCCGAGGAACTGGAAGCAGTGGCATTGGGGACGCGCTGGGTGGCCGCGCATGGCGATCCGGAATTCGCCGAAGCCGCCGGCCGGGCGATGGATCGCATCGCGAGCGCATTGCCGGAGCCGTTGCGATTGCAGGTGGAAACCAGCGGGTTGTTCGCACCTGATTGGCGGCCCGTGCCGCAGGAGCCTTGGGTGCCCACGCTGCGTCATGCCATCCGCGATGAGCATTCGGTGCGCATGCGCTATTCGGATGTCGAAGGGCGCATCAGTGAACGTATCGTCTGGCCGTTCGCGATGGCCTTCCTGGCCGACATGCGTTTGCTTGCGGCATGGTGCGAATTGCGTGGCGATTTTCGTCATTTTCGCGCCAACCGCGTGATCGAACTGGAAGACACCGGCAAGCGCTATCCGCAGCGGCGACACACTCTGTTGAAGCGTTGGCGCGCGGAGCATCTTCGCCACCACGAGGCATGA
- a CDS encoding glutathione S-transferase family protein — translation MTDTLTLYTHPMSRGRVARWMLEETGLQYETVLLEYGTTMKASEYLAINPMGKVPALRHGDAVVTENSAIALYLGDLAPDKQLAPAPGSAERAAYYRWISFMGPLEELMMAKQTGKLADPMTAGYGTEADVVSTLEHAIGGRDFLAGDCFTMADLLVSAYIGWYLQFKLLEPRENFIRFVELHRQRPAGLRAGALDDALMPKPVS, via the coding sequence ATGACCGACACGCTGACCCTCTACACCCACCCGATGTCCCGTGGTCGCGTGGCGCGCTGGATGCTGGAGGAAACCGGCCTGCAGTACGAGACCGTGCTGCTGGAATACGGCACCACCATGAAAGCGTCGGAGTACCTGGCGATCAATCCGATGGGCAAGGTGCCGGCGCTGCGCCACGGCGATGCAGTGGTGACCGAGAATTCAGCGATCGCGCTGTACCTGGGCGACCTGGCGCCGGACAAACAGCTTGCGCCCGCACCGGGCAGTGCCGAACGCGCCGCGTACTACCGTTGGATCAGCTTCATGGGCCCGCTGGAAGAACTCATGATGGCGAAGCAGACCGGCAAGCTCGCCGATCCGATGACCGCCGGCTACGGCACCGAGGCGGATGTGGTCAGCACGCTGGAACACGCCATCGGCGGCCGTGATTTCCTGGCTGGCGATTGCTTCACCATGGCCGACTTGCTGGTCTCCGCGTATATCGGCTGGTACCTCCAGTTCAAGCTACTCGAGCCGCGCGAGAACTTCATTCGTTTCGTGGAATTGCATCGCCAACGCCCGGCTGGGCTGCGCGCCGGTGCACTCGACGACGCGCTGATGCCGAAGCCCGTCAGCTGA